In Neisseria animalis, a single window of DNA contains:
- a CDS encoding DMT family transporter, which yields MQQKPLLGFSLALLATATLGSLPIAAQQALKAVDAPTLVWARFAVAAGAVLVLLAAAKKLPGPSEFSWRTAGLILLGVAGISGNFLLVAEGLHYVSPTVTQILWQLAPFGMILVGLWVFKEQFGRWQKIGLLCLPVGLVMFFNDKFGELSDMGSYALGVALCAFGSLVWVCYGVAQKLLSEKFNAQQILLLIYFSCALVLAPAAEPEQIARIDDVFLIGCFVYCCLNTLIGYGAYGESLNHWDASKISVVTTMIPIFTMLFSHLGHAVAPQVFAAPDMNFLSYLGALVVVGSAVSAAAGDKLFSRKSG from the coding sequence ATGCAGCAAAAACCGCTTTTAGGCTTCTCCCTCGCGCTTTTAGCAACCGCTACTTTGGGTTCGCTGCCGATTGCGGCGCAGCAGGCACTGAAAGCGGTGGATGCGCCGACTTTGGTTTGGGCGCGCTTTGCAGTGGCGGCGGGAGCGGTGCTGGTACTGCTGGCAGCGGCGAAAAAATTACCCGGGCCGTCTGAATTTTCTTGGCGTACCGCAGGCTTGATTTTGCTCGGCGTAGCCGGTATTTCCGGTAATTTCCTGTTGGTGGCGGAAGGACTGCATTATGTATCCCCGACCGTTACGCAGATATTGTGGCAGCTTGCCCCGTTCGGCATGATTTTGGTCGGACTTTGGGTGTTCAAAGAGCAGTTCGGCCGCTGGCAGAAAATCGGACTGTTGTGTCTGCCGGTCGGATTGGTGATGTTTTTCAACGACAAATTCGGAGAGTTGTCGGATATGGGCAGCTATGCGCTGGGGGTGGCGTTGTGCGCGTTCGGCAGCCTGGTTTGGGTGTGCTACGGTGTGGCGCAGAAGCTGCTGTCGGAAAAATTCAATGCCCAGCAGATTTTGCTGCTGATTTATTTTTCGTGTGCGCTGGTATTGGCACCCGCGGCTGAACCGGAGCAGATTGCGCGGATTGATGATGTCTTCCTGATTGGCTGTTTCGTGTACTGCTGCCTGAATACGCTGATCGGCTACGGTGCTTACGGCGAGTCGCTCAACCATTGGGATGCCTCCAAAATCAGCGTGGTCACCACCATGATTCCGATTTTTACCATGCTGTTTTCCCATCTCGGCCATGCCGTTGCGCCGCAGGTTTTCGCCGCGCCGGATATGAATTTCTTAAGCTATCTCGGTGCGCTGGTGGTAGTGGGCAGCGCGGTGTCTGCGGCTGCGGGGGATAAGCTGTTTTCGCGGAAAAGCGGCTGA
- a CDS encoding acetate kinase produces MTQKLILVLNCGSSSLKGAVLDNDSGDVLLSCLAEKLGLPDAYITFKANGEKHKVELTANPDHTGAVGAMLEELKARGLESQIAAIGHRVVSGGEVYSESILITEEVIAGIEKCIPLAPLHNPANLLGIRAAQDIFKGLPNVAVFDTAFHQSIPEHAYTYAVPREYYRKFGLRRYGFHGTSYRFVADEAARFLGKDKNSLRMVIAHLGNGASISAVANGVCQDTSMGLTPLEGLVMGTRSGDVDPSIFSFLAENANMSIAQVTDMLNKKSGLLGISELSSDCRTIEEEAAKGHEGAKLALEVFVYRLAKYIGSMAVAAGGLDTLVFTGGIGENSDLIRSKVIGYLGFLGLTEDAAANTAARFGNAGVITTADSRAQALVIPTNEELMIAHDTARLSGL; encoded by the coding sequence ATGACTCAAAAACTGATTTTGGTTTTGAACTGCGGCAGCTCGTCTTTGAAAGGTGCTGTTTTGGATAACGACAGCGGCGATGTATTGCTGAGCTGTCTGGCGGAAAAACTCGGTTTGCCCGATGCCTATATTACTTTCAAAGCCAATGGCGAGAAACACAAAGTCGAGCTGACTGCCAATCCGGATCATACCGGTGCGGTCGGTGCGATGCTGGAAGAGTTGAAAGCGCGCGGTTTGGAAAGCCAAATCGCCGCCATCGGCCACCGCGTGGTAAGCGGCGGCGAGGTGTACAGCGAATCGATTCTGATTACCGAAGAAGTGATTGCCGGTATCGAGAAATGTATTCCGCTTGCTCCGCTGCACAATCCTGCCAACCTGCTGGGTATCCGCGCCGCGCAAGACATTTTCAAAGGTCTGCCGAACGTGGCTGTATTTGATACCGCGTTCCATCAAAGCATTCCGGAACACGCCTATACTTACGCTGTGCCGCGCGAATACTATCGCAAATTCGGTTTGCGCCGCTACGGTTTCCACGGCACAAGCTACCGTTTCGTGGCCGACGAAGCCGCCCGTTTCTTGGGCAAGGATAAAAACAGCCTGCGTATGGTGATTGCCCACTTGGGTAACGGCGCGTCTATTTCGGCTGTGGCCAACGGTGTATGCCAAGACACCAGTATGGGTCTGACTCCGCTGGAAGGTCTGGTAATGGGTACACGCAGCGGCGATGTCGATCCGAGCATTTTCTCGTTCTTGGCTGAAAACGCCAACATGAGCATTGCACAAGTAACCGATATGCTGAACAAAAAATCCGGTTTATTGGGCATTTCCGAATTGTCGAGCGACTGCCGTACCATTGAAGAAGAAGCGGCAAAAGGCCACGAAGGTGCGAAACTGGCGCTGGAAGTGTTTGTATACCGCTTGGCCAAATACATCGGCAGCATGGCTGTAGCAGCAGGCGGCTTGGATACTCTGGTATTCACCGGCGGTATCGGTGAAAACTCCGACTTGATCCGCAGCAAAGTCATCGGCTATCTGGGCTTCTTGGGTCTGACCGAAGATGCGGCCGCCAATACAGCAGCGCGTTTCGGCAATGCCGGCGTGATTACGACTGCGGACAGCCGCGCACAAGCCTTGGTTATTCCGACCAATGAAGAGTTGATGATTGCCCATGATACTGCCCGCTTGAGCGGTCTGTAA
- the phoU gene encoding phosphate signaling complex protein PhoU, translating into MAEHISSHFHQELEQVRTDVLGMGGLVEQQLVRTLEALGGGNREVLAQIVQNDETINALSVAVDDDCQTILVRRQPTAGDLRLVLAVSRMITDLERMGDEIKKIAQHAANLMVRNNVGFPQLYDTARLLEMTAPMLKAALDAFARLDAQEILRLNESDKLLDLAYRNQSRTLLTYMMEDPHFIGTGMELMLMNKAAERIGDHAKNIGEHIVYLVRGIDVRHMSYEEMEKGI; encoded by the coding sequence ATGGCGGAACACATTTCCTCGCATTTCCATCAGGAGTTGGAACAGGTGCGGACTGATGTTTTGGGTATGGGCGGTTTGGTCGAGCAACAGCTGGTGCGGACCTTGGAGGCATTGGGCGGCGGCAATCGGGAAGTATTGGCGCAGATTGTGCAAAACGATGAAACCATCAATGCGTTGTCGGTTGCCGTGGACGACGACTGCCAAACGATTTTGGTGCGCCGCCAGCCGACAGCCGGCGATTTGCGGCTGGTGTTGGCCGTCAGCCGCATGATTACCGATTTGGAGCGGATGGGTGATGAAATTAAAAAAATCGCACAGCACGCCGCCAATCTGATGGTGCGGAACAATGTCGGCTTCCCGCAGCTTTACGATACGGCACGGTTGTTGGAAATGACCGCACCGATGTTGAAGGCCGCGCTGGACGCATTCGCCCGGCTTGATGCACAGGAAATATTGCGGTTGAACGAATCGGACAAGTTGTTGGATTTGGCATACCGCAACCAGTCGCGTACTTTGCTGACTTATATGATGGAAGATCCGCACTTTATCGGTACGGGCATGGAGCTGATGCTGATGAATAAAGCAGCAGAGCGTATCGGCGACCATGCGAAAAATATCGGCGAACATATTGTCTATCTGGTGCGCGGAATCGATGTGCGCCATATGTCGTATGAAGAGATGGAAAAAGGCATCTGA
- the phoR gene encoding phosphate regulon sensor histidine kinase PhoR, which produces MNKLTYLIPPALGTLFSATAGYAYAGTIGALAAAVAALVITALLHFRQMCKLLKWLENPEPENIPYAGGIWDEVFTTLLKQSRNRRKQKRKLSSALTRFNRASEALPNGVMILDKEMRIEWQNRLSAEHFNLNRHQDKDSILTNLIRLPEFHDFMAQSANHQIRLSIPQQHPIPRTLLVTRAPFEKNTQILISQDISTLEQYQTSKTHFVANVSHELRTPLTVISGFLETLHDMPDMPESQRTSFLALMQKESSRMQNILDDLLTLSKLESGHQQQDKTRVNLSLLARQISSDTRTLSDGKHHIEDEITPEIYIDGIQTVLYSALSNLAFNAVRYTPENGHIRIRLIREGARHVRFSVTDNGCGIAAEHLPHLTERFYRADTGRSRQSGGTGLGLAIAKHALAVHQTKLEISSEVGRGSEFSVLFTPAE; this is translated from the coding sequence ATGAATAAGCTGACTTATCTGATTCCCCCCGCGCTCGGCACGCTCTTCTCCGCCACCGCCGGTTACGCCTATGCCGGCACAATCGGCGCACTGGCGGCTGCCGTTGCCGCTTTGGTCATCACAGCCCTGCTGCATTTCCGCCAAATGTGTAAGCTCCTGAAATGGCTGGAAAACCCCGAACCGGAAAACATTCCCTATGCCGGCGGTATTTGGGACGAAGTCTTTACCACCCTACTCAAACAAAGCCGCAACCGCCGCAAACAAAAGCGCAAGCTCAGCAGCGCGCTTACCCGTTTCAACCGAGCCTCCGAAGCACTGCCCAACGGCGTGATGATTCTCGACAAAGAAATGCGTATCGAATGGCAAAACCGTTTGTCTGCCGAACACTTCAACCTTAACCGCCACCAAGACAAAGACAGCATTCTGACCAACCTTATCCGCTTGCCCGAGTTTCACGACTTTATGGCGCAGTCGGCAAACCATCAAATCCGCCTGTCCATTCCCCAACAACACCCGATTCCCCGCACCCTGCTGGTTACGCGCGCGCCTTTCGAGAAAAATACTCAGATACTCATCAGCCAAGACATCAGCACGCTTGAGCAATACCAAACCAGCAAAACCCATTTTGTTGCCAATGTTTCGCACGAACTGCGTACGCCGCTGACCGTAATCAGCGGTTTTCTGGAAACCCTGCACGATATGCCCGATATGCCCGAATCCCAGCGCACATCGTTTCTCGCCCTGATGCAGAAAGAAAGCAGTCGGATGCAAAATATTCTCGACGACCTGCTGACCCTTTCCAAACTCGAAAGCGGTCACCAGCAGCAGGACAAAACCCGCGTGAACCTCAGCCTGCTTGCCCGGCAAATCAGCAGCGATACCCGCACGCTTTCGGACGGCAAGCACCACATTGAAGACGAAATCACGCCCGAAATATACATCGACGGTATTCAAACCGTTTTATACAGCGCCTTGAGCAATCTCGCATTCAATGCCGTCCGCTACACCCCTGAAAACGGACATATCCGAATCCGCCTGATTCGCGAAGGCGCACGCCATGTCCGCTTCAGCGTAACCGACAACGGCTGCGGCATTGCTGCCGAACACCTCCCCCATCTGACCGAACGCTTCTACCGTGCCGATACCGGCCGCTCACGGCAAAGCGGCGGCACGGGGCTTGGTCTCGCCATTGCCAAACACGCCTTGGCCGTCCATCAAACCAAGCTGGAAATCAGCAGCGAAGTCGGTCGGGGCAGCGAATTTTCAGTTTTGTTTACGCCGGCAGAATAA
- the phoB gene encoding phosphate regulon transcriptional regulator PhoB, whose product MSAYILIVEDEPSIATLIRFNLEAAGYRTATAENTAEADRLLKNELPDLVLLDYMLPDISGIDYIRTLRGQSRTRNLPVIMLTARSEESDKELGLNSGADDYITKPFSPRELIARINALLRRAAPQKSRQIIESHGIRLDAENRKAATADGIELSLNPTEFKILHFFMAHPDRLYSRSQLLDFIWGDHVFIEERTVDVHIRRLRQGLDKANLAHLVQTVRGSGYRFGSE is encoded by the coding sequence ATGTCTGCCTATATCCTGATAGTCGAAGACGAGCCGTCGATTGCCACACTGATCCGCTTCAACCTCGAAGCCGCCGGCTACCGCACCGCCACCGCCGAAAATACGGCAGAAGCAGACCGGCTCCTGAAAAACGAGTTGCCCGATCTCGTGCTGTTGGACTATATGCTGCCCGACATCTCAGGCATAGACTATATCCGCACACTCCGCGGACAAAGCCGCACCCGCAACCTGCCGGTGATTATGCTGACCGCCCGCAGCGAAGAAAGCGACAAAGAACTCGGCCTCAACTCCGGCGCCGACGACTACATCACCAAACCCTTTTCCCCGCGCGAACTGATTGCCCGCATCAACGCCCTGCTGCGTCGTGCCGCGCCGCAAAAAAGCCGTCAAATCATCGAAAGCCATGGTATCCGCCTCGATGCGGAAAACCGCAAAGCCGCCACTGCAGACGGCATCGAGCTCAGCCTCAACCCCACAGAATTTAAAATCCTGCACTTTTTCATGGCTCACCCCGACCGCCTGTACAGCCGCAGCCAGCTTTTAGACTTTATCTGGGGCGACCACGTCTTTATCGAAGAGCGTACTGTTGACGTTCATATCCGCCGTCTGCGGCAAGGCTTGGATAAAGCCAACCTTGCCCATCTCGTACAAACCGTCCGGGGCAGCGGTTACCGTTTCGGTTCGGAATAA
- the pstB gene encoding phosphate ABC transporter ATP-binding protein PstB, whose protein sequence is MTAKIATKHFNFHYGSFHALKNINLEIPEKQVTAFIGPSGCGKSTLLRALNRMHDLYPGNRSEGEILLDGQNILDKNVDLNLLRAKVGMVFQKPTPFPMSVYDNIAFGVKLYEKPSRSELDDRIEWALQKAALWSEVKDKLKQSGNSLSGGQQQRLCIARAIATKPDVLLLDEPTSALDPISTAYIEELVTELKKDYTIAIVTHNMQQAARVSDRTAYMYLGELVEVGDTKTIFTKPQKKETEDYITGKFG, encoded by the coding sequence ATGACTGCCAAAATCGCAACCAAACATTTCAACTTCCACTACGGCTCGTTCCATGCCTTGAAAAACATCAATCTGGAGATTCCCGAAAAGCAAGTTACCGCCTTTATCGGCCCCTCCGGCTGCGGCAAGTCCACCCTGCTGCGCGCACTCAACCGTATGCACGACCTCTATCCCGGCAACCGCAGCGAAGGCGAAATCCTGCTGGACGGGCAAAACATTCTCGATAAAAACGTCGATTTGAACTTACTGCGCGCCAAAGTCGGCATGGTCTTCCAAAAGCCCACCCCGTTTCCCATGTCGGTTTACGACAACATCGCATTCGGTGTAAAGTTGTACGAAAAACCGAGCCGCAGCGAGCTGGACGACCGTATCGAGTGGGCATTGCAGAAAGCCGCACTGTGGAGCGAAGTCAAAGACAAACTCAAGCAAAGCGGCAATTCGCTTTCAGGCGGCCAACAGCAGCGTTTGTGCATCGCCCGCGCCATCGCCACCAAACCCGATGTATTGCTGCTGGACGAGCCGACTTCCGCACTCGATCCGATTTCCACCGCCTATATCGAAGAATTGGTCACCGAGCTGAAAAAAGACTACACCATCGCCATCGTTACCCACAATATGCAGCAGGCCGCGCGCGTATCCGACCGCACCGCCTATATGTATCTGGGCGAGCTGGTCGAAGTCGGCGATACCAAAACCATTTTCACCAAACCGCAAAAAAAAGAAACCGAAGACTACATCACCGGAAAGTTCGGTTAA
- the pstA gene encoding phosphate ABC transporter permease PstA, which produces MNGIYRRRLRQNRFYLGLAYCMMAFGLFWLAWIFYTLLANGLGGISAQIFTLDTPPPNVEGGLRNAVLGSLLITLSGLLIGTPVGLMCGIYLAEFGRNGRLAQAVRFMNDILLSAPSIVIGLFVYELVVIRQGHFSGWAGSLALSLLVIPVVVRTTENMLKLVPDSLREAAFALGAPKWKLVSAVTLKSAKAGVLTGIILAFARITGETAPLLFTAMNNQFFSTDMNQPIANLPNVIYQFAMSPYEDWHKLAWAAALIIAATVLAANISARYLGKTAK; this is translated from the coding sequence ATGAACGGGATTTACCGCCGCCGTCTGCGGCAAAACCGCTTTTACCTCGGTCTGGCTTACTGCATGATGGCTTTCGGCCTGTTTTGGCTGGCATGGATTTTCTATACCCTGCTTGCCAATGGCTTGGGCGGCATTTCCGCACAAATATTCACGCTGGACACCCCGCCGCCGAATGTCGAAGGCGGTCTGCGCAACGCCGTTCTCGGCAGCCTGCTGATTACCCTGTCCGGTTTGCTGATCGGTACGCCGGTCGGCCTGATGTGCGGCATTTATCTGGCTGAGTTCGGGCGGAACGGCAGGCTTGCACAGGCCGTGCGTTTCATGAACGATATTCTGCTTTCCGCCCCTTCCATCGTAATCGGTTTGTTCGTGTACGAGCTGGTGGTCATCAGACAAGGGCATTTTTCCGGCTGGGCGGGGTCGCTGGCATTGTCGCTTTTGGTCATTCCCGTTGTCGTGCGGACAACTGAAAACATGCTCAAACTGGTTCCCGACAGCCTGCGCGAAGCCGCATTTGCATTGGGTGCGCCCAAGTGGAAGCTGGTATCGGCAGTAACACTCAAATCGGCCAAGGCAGGCGTACTTACCGGCATCATTCTCGCGTTTGCCCGCATCACCGGCGAAACCGCCCCGCTTTTGTTTACCGCCATGAACAACCAGTTTTTCAGTACCGACATGAACCAACCGATTGCCAACCTGCCCAACGTTATCTACCAATTTGCCATGAGCCCTTATGAAGACTGGCACAAACTGGCATGGGCGGCCGCACTGATTATCGCCGCAACCGTATTGGCGGCAAATATTTCAGCCCGCTATCTCGGCAAAACGGCCAAATAA
- the pstC gene encoding phosphate ABC transporter permease subunit PstC: MYSFSARRLKTQQRLDCLFVGSTRFFAILVLAGLGGILLSLFIGALPSIEKFGLSFLTSSEWDAVAGEYGALAPIFGTLVTSAAALLIAVPVSFGIAVFLTELCPVWLRKPLGICVELLAGIPSIIYGMWGLFVFAPFFAEHIQPYLIEYLGAVPLVGTLFDGAPMGIGIFTASLILAIMVIPFIASVMRDVFEITPQTLKEAAYGLGCTQWEVIRNVVLPYTKAGVVGGIILGLGRALGETMAVTFVIGNTFNITPSLFHSGVSITSALANEFAEAVDPLHLSSLLYLGLILFFITFVVLCCAKILLLKMQQSEGRKS, encoded by the coding sequence ATGTATTCTTTTTCTGCACGGCGGCTCAAAACCCAACAGCGGCTCGACTGTCTTTTTGTCGGTTCGACGCGTTTTTTCGCTATTTTGGTATTAGCGGGTTTGGGTGGCATTCTGCTGTCGTTGTTTATCGGCGCGCTGCCCAGCATCGAAAAGTTCGGCTTGAGCTTTCTCACTTCTTCCGAATGGGATGCCGTAGCCGGAGAGTACGGCGCACTGGCTCCGATTTTCGGTACTTTGGTAACTTCTGCTGCCGCACTGCTGATTGCCGTACCCGTCAGTTTCGGCATTGCTGTTTTCCTCACAGAGCTTTGTCCTGTCTGGCTGCGCAAACCGCTGGGAATCTGCGTGGAACTGTTGGCAGGCATTCCGTCGATTATTTACGGCATGTGGGGTTTGTTTGTTTTCGCCCCGTTTTTTGCAGAGCATATCCAACCTTACCTGATTGAATATTTGGGTGCCGTACCGCTTGTCGGCACGCTGTTCGACGGTGCGCCCATGGGCATCGGTATTTTTACCGCATCGCTGATTCTCGCCATTATGGTTATTCCGTTTATCGCATCCGTCATGCGCGATGTATTTGAAATCACTCCGCAAACCTTAAAAGAAGCGGCTTACGGTTTGGGCTGTACGCAATGGGAAGTTATCCGCAACGTTGTCCTGCCTTACACCAAAGCCGGTGTTGTCGGCGGTATTATTTTAGGCTTGGGGCGTGCGCTGGGCGAAACCATGGCCGTTACCTTTGTTATCGGCAATACCTTCAATATCACTCCGAGTCTGTTTCATTCCGGCGTGTCGATTACTTCCGCACTCGCCAACGAATTTGCCGAAGCCGTCGATCCGCTGCACCTGTCCTCGCTGCTTTATTTGGGTCTGATTCTGTTTTTCATCACATTTGTGGTTTTATGCTGCGCGAAAATCCTTTTATTGAAAATGCAGCAGTCTGAAGGGAGAAAGTCATGA
- the pstS gene encoding phosphate ABC transporter substrate-binding protein PstS, which translates to MNKSVLTVATLAVLALAACGGGQSAPQAQNASAAAAQQQPVGLDVTGAGASFPQPVYVQWAAAFQQANGSRVNYQSIGSSGGVKQITAKTVDFGASDSPLAADRLEAEGLVQFPTVIGGVVPVINVDGIAAGELKLTGEVLADIYLGNITKWNDPKIQSLNPETKLPDAAITTVFRSDGSGTSFIFTTYLSQISANWKEQVGAANTVKWPTAASGVAGKGNEGVANYVSRVANSIGYVEYAYAKQNNMTHIRLQNAAGNFVQPSQETFAAASKVDWKSVKGFSLVLTNQPDAEAWPLASATFILMHKKNADAAKAKAALEFFDWAYKEGDTAAQKLDYVPLPAEVKDLVRQEWANIQDGQGKPVLEL; encoded by the coding sequence ATGAATAAATCCGTACTGACCGTTGCAACTCTTGCGGTTTTAGCTTTGGCTGCCTGCGGCGGCGGACAATCCGCCCCCCAAGCGCAAAATGCTTCTGCCGCCGCTGCCCAACAGCAGCCTGTCGGTTTGGATGTAACCGGTGCCGGTGCATCATTTCCCCAACCTGTTTATGTACAGTGGGCAGCGGCTTTCCAACAGGCAAACGGCAGCCGCGTGAATTATCAGTCTATCGGCTCTTCCGGCGGTGTGAAACAAATTACGGCAAAAACGGTGGATTTCGGTGCAAGCGATTCTCCTTTGGCAGCAGATAGATTGGAAGCGGAAGGCTTGGTGCAATTCCCGACCGTTATCGGCGGTGTTGTACCGGTTATCAATGTGGACGGAATTGCTGCGGGAGAATTAAAACTGACCGGCGAAGTATTGGCTGACATTTATTTGGGCAATATTACCAAATGGAACGACCCGAAAATCCAGTCTTTAAACCCTGAAACCAAATTGCCTGATGCCGCAATCACTACCGTATTCCGTTCGGACGGTTCCGGCACCAGCTTTATTTTTACCACTTATCTGAGCCAAATATCGGCAAATTGGAAAGAACAGGTCGGTGCGGCCAATACGGTGAAATGGCCGACCGCCGCCAGCGGCGTGGCCGGGAAAGGCAATGAGGGCGTGGCGAATTATGTTTCCCGCGTGGCCAATTCTATCGGTTATGTGGAATATGCTTATGCCAAGCAAAACAACATGACGCACATCCGGCTGCAAAATGCAGCCGGCAATTTCGTCCAACCTTCCCAAGAAACATTTGCCGCCGCCTCTAAAGTAGATTGGAAGAGCGTGAAAGGTTTCAGCCTTGTTCTGACCAACCAGCCCGATGCCGAAGCGTGGCCGCTGGCTTCCGCCACCTTTATTTTAATGCACAAGAAAAATGCCGATGCCGCCAAAGCGAAAGCCGCACTGGAGTTTTTCGACTGGGCGTATAAAGAAGGCGATACCGCCGCACAAAAACTGGATTATGTACCGCTGCCTGCCGAAGTAAAAGACTTGGTGCGCCAAGAATGGGCCAATATTCAGGACGGACAAGGCAAACCGGTTTTGGAACTGTAA
- the rpsF gene encoding 30S ribosomal protein S6, producing MRHYEIVFIVHPDQSEQVPAMVERYKTMIAEANGTIHRLEDWGRRQLAYPINKIHKAHYVLMNIETTPEVVEELETAFRFNDAVLRHLTIKTKHAVTEASPMLGGEKAKNLLNGAAEEAAAAE from the coding sequence ATGCGTCATTACGAGATCGTGTTTATCGTTCATCCGGATCAAAGCGAGCAAGTGCCTGCTATGGTTGAACGCTACAAAACCATGATTGCCGAAGCCAACGGTACGATCCACCGTTTGGAAGACTGGGGCCGCCGCCAACTGGCTTACCCGATCAACAAAATCCACAAAGCACACTATGTTTTGATGAATATCGAAACAACCCCCGAGGTTGTCGAAGAGCTGGAAACTGCCTTCCGCTTCAATGATGCAGTATTGCGCCACCTGACCATCAAAACCAAACATGCCGTAACCGAAGCTTCCCCGATGTTGGGCGGCGAAAAAGCAAAAAACCTGCTGAACGGTGCGGCTGAAGAAGCTGCGGCAGCCGAATAA
- the priB gene encoding primosomal replication protein N: protein MNNLLHLTAQTAEIGTLRYTPAGIPVLDLLLRHESWQEENGQRCLVKFEMPARLLGKQAEEWQYRQNVMVEVEGFLAQRSQRFPRPVLRIQNIKEYKG from the coding sequence TTGAACAATCTTCTACACCTTACCGCGCAGACCGCCGAAATCGGCACACTGCGTTACACGCCGGCAGGCATTCCCGTTTTGGATTTGTTGCTCAGACACGAATCCTGGCAGGAAGAAAACGGACAAAGATGTCTGGTAAAGTTTGAAATGCCCGCCCGCTTGTTGGGTAAACAGGCTGAAGAGTGGCAGTACCGGCAAAATGTCATGGTGGAAGTCGAAGGTTTCTTAGCGCAACGCAGCCAACGGTTCCCCCGTCCGGTACTGCGGATACAGAACATTAAAGAATATAAAGGTTAA
- the rpsR gene encoding 30S ribosomal protein S18, with protein MARQSFKRRKFCRFTAEKIQEVDYKQVDLLKDFISENGKIIPARITGTKAHYQRQLAVAVKRARFLALLPYTDQHK; from the coding sequence ATGGCTCGTCAATCATTCAAACGTAGAAAATTCTGCCGTTTTACGGCTGAAAAAATCCAAGAAGTCGATTACAAACAAGTTGATCTGTTGAAAGACTTCATTTCTGAAAACGGCAAAATCATTCCTGCCCGTATTACCGGTACTAAAGCACACTACCAACGCCAATTGGCGGTAGCTGTGAAACGTGCCCGTTTCCTGGCTCTGTTGCCTTACACCGACCAACACAAATAA
- the rplI gene encoding 50S ribosomal protein L9, whose amino-acid sequence MQIILLEKIGGLGNLGDIVTVKNGYARNFLIPTGKAKRATEANMKEFEARRAELEAKQAEILADAKARQEKLDGQTITIAQKAGVDGRLFGSVTNADIAAAVVAAGVEAVKANVRLPEGPLKAVGEYEVEVALHTDAVAKITVAVVAATE is encoded by the coding sequence ATGCAAATTATTCTGTTAGAAAAAATCGGCGGTTTGGGTAACTTGGGCGACATCGTAACCGTAAAAAACGGCTACGCCCGCAACTTCCTGATTCCGACCGGTAAAGCAAAACGCGCTACCGAAGCGAACATGAAAGAATTCGAAGCACGCCGTGCCGAATTGGAAGCCAAACAAGCCGAAATCTTGGCAGATGCCAAAGCGCGCCAAGAAAAATTGGACGGTCAAACCATCACCATCGCACAAAAAGCAGGTGTTGACGGCCGTCTGTTCGGTTCCGTTACCAATGCGGACATTGCTGCTGCAGTAGTTGCTGCCGGTGTGGAAGCTGTTAAAGCAAACGTACGTCTGCCTGAAGGCCCGCTGAAAGCCGTTGGCGAATACGAAGTAGAAGTAGCCCTGCACACTGATGCAGTTGCTAAAATTACCGTTGCAGTCGTAGCAGCTACCGAATAA
- a CDS encoding helix-turn-helix domain-containing protein has protein sequence MALGSSNRELGGNIGKTIAKYRMAAGLTQAQVAEILDVSNDAVSRMERGGIMPTVARLIKLAEIFGCEVTDLLTESSPLVNDQSKRLAALLGRLDEEARMELMDIVEQMVKLYERGIRRSDR, from the coding sequence ATGGCACTTGGCAGCAGTAATCGGGAACTGGGCGGCAATATCGGCAAGACGATTGCCAAATACCGCATGGCGGCGGGTTTGACTCAGGCGCAGGTCGCGGAAATTTTGGACGTGAGTAATGATGCGGTGTCGCGGATGGAGCGCGGCGGAATCATGCCTACAGTGGCCAGATTGATTAAGCTGGCGGAGATTTTCGGTTGCGAGGTAACGGATTTGCTGACGGAAAGCAGCCCGCTGGTAAATGATCAATCCAAGCGGCTGGCGGCATTGCTGGGCAGGCTGGACGAAGAGGCAAGAATGGAGTTGATGGATATTGTGGAGCAGATGGTAAAGCTGTACGAACGGGGAATCAGACGCTCTGATAGATAA